A genome region from Bradyrhizobium sp. WSM1417 includes the following:
- a CDS encoding MBOAT family protein gives MLFNDYPFLLVFLPAALLIYRLADPYPGLRIGVQVALSLAFYAWGSPSFILLLIGSIAINWLASVAYERVKWPAVLTLVIGLDLAVLALFKYANFLLANLSLVLGTRLPVLDVGLPLGISFFTFHHIMYLVDLKRGRAPLYALDRYALYIAFFPQAIAGPLARWSEVMHQFGRQVYVPGWQRQFCVATCFIAIGLLEKIVIADGLAHLLDPIYAQASSGPLPGGDAWLAFCFSFQILLDFSGYSDIAIGLGLLFGVQLPYNFDAPLRSTNIQDFWQRWHITLMLFLRDYVFYPLVNLRLLPRRWLPVQFFAAMMITMALCGLWHGASWTFVLWGVLHGLALVACTLWRRYGPTFPSWLGWALTVLFVLATGVIFRAGSVEAAWHVFCGLLSPLPLERGKHLWPLIVAPLFAFLLPASQDIVAVLTRRPNPWLAALLGLGLFALLLHMGGRDLHDFVYFKF, from the coding sequence ATGCTGTTCAACGACTATCCCTTTCTCCTGGTCTTTCTGCCCGCGGCGCTGCTGATCTATCGCTTGGCCGATCCCTATCCGGGCTTGCGTATCGGCGTGCAGGTAGCGCTGTCGCTCGCCTTCTATGCCTGGGGCAGCCCGTCCTTCATCCTGCTCCTGATCGGCTCCATCGCGATCAACTGGCTCGCCTCGGTCGCCTATGAGCGCGTGAAGTGGCCGGCAGTGCTGACGCTGGTGATCGGGCTCGATCTTGCGGTGCTGGCGCTGTTCAAATACGCCAACTTCCTTCTTGCCAATCTCAGTCTCGTACTGGGTACGAGGTTGCCGGTGCTCGACGTCGGGCTGCCGCTCGGCATATCCTTCTTCACCTTTCACCACATCATGTATCTGGTTGACCTGAAGCGCGGCAGGGCGCCGCTCTATGCGCTCGACCGCTACGCGCTCTACATCGCCTTCTTCCCGCAGGCGATCGCCGGCCCGCTGGCGCGCTGGTCGGAGGTGATGCACCAGTTCGGCAGGCAGGTCTACGTTCCGGGCTGGCAGCGCCAGTTTTGCGTCGCCACCTGCTTCATCGCGATCGGCCTGCTCGAAAAAATCGTGATCGCCGACGGCCTCGCGCATCTGCTCGATCCCATCTACGCGCAGGCATCGAGCGGGCCGCTGCCGGGCGGTGACGCGTGGCTCGCCTTCTGCTTCTCCTTCCAGATCCTGCTCGATTTCTCCGGCTATTCCGACATCGCGATCGGCCTCGGCCTGCTGTTCGGCGTGCAGCTGCCGTACAATTTCGATGCGCCGCTGCGCTCGACCAATATCCAGGATTTCTGGCAGCGCTGGCACATCACCCTGATGCTGTTCCTGCGCGACTACGTGTTTTATCCGCTGGTCAATCTCCGCCTGCTGCCGCGGCGCTGGCTTCCCGTACAGTTTTTCGCCGCCATGATGATCACCATGGCGCTGTGCGGCCTCTGGCACGGCGCGAGCTGGACCTTCGTGCTGTGGGGTGTTTTGCACGGGCTTGCGCTGGTTGCTTGCACGCTGTGGCGTCGCTATGGCCCGACGTTCCCATCATGGCTCGGCTGGGCGCTGACCGTGTTGTTTGTGCTCGCGACCGGCGTGATTTTTCGCGCGGGCTCCGTGGAGGCGGCCTGGCACGTCTTCTGCGGACTGCTTTCGCCGCTGCCGCTCGAGCGCGGAAAGCATTTGTGGCCGCTGATTGTCGCGCCGCTGTTCGCCTTCCTGCTGCCAGCGAGCCAGGACATCGTAGCGGTGCTCACGCGTCGCCCCAATCCGTGGCTCGCTGCTCTGCTCGGTCTTGGGTTATTCGCATTGCTGCTCCACATGGGTGGTCGGGATCTGCATGACTTCGTTTACTTCAAGTTCTGA
- a CDS encoding acyl-CoA desaturase → MQQQRDHRIIRSRHFRRMQRRHFIIFDVLPFLGTLLALVLLLYRPIGAIELGLFVGFWLVTGLGLTVGYHRLFTHRAFATSTAMSAILVVMGSMAGRGPMLSWAAMHRRHHELSDHDGDLHSPRLHGDGAFGRLRGFLHAHLTWMIEHDYPNVAHYVPDLIADRRLVAVNSYYYTWVGLGLVLPAAIGGLATMSLWGALTGLLWGGVVRMFVVEQTMSAINSVMHSFGAQPFVTRDDNSRNLGVMAWLAWGEGWHNNHHAFPYSAAFGLRWFEFDPGFIFIRALEALGLAWDVKVPSEEKIARRMLRQPGDAAPDLETG, encoded by the coding sequence GTGCAGCAGCAACGCGATCATCGAATTATCCGCAGCCGGCATTTTCGCCGGATGCAGCGGCGGCATTTCATCATCTTCGACGTCTTGCCTTTCCTCGGCACGCTGCTGGCGCTGGTCCTTCTGCTCTACCGCCCGATCGGCGCGATCGAGCTTGGCCTGTTCGTCGGCTTCTGGCTGGTCACCGGCCTCGGCCTCACCGTCGGCTATCACCGGCTCTTTACCCACCGCGCCTTCGCGACCTCCACAGCGATGAGTGCGATCCTGGTCGTGATGGGATCGATGGCCGGCCGCGGTCCCATGCTGTCCTGGGCGGCAATGCACCGCCGGCACCACGAATTGTCCGATCACGACGGCGATCTGCATTCGCCGCGGCTGCACGGCGACGGCGCATTCGGCCGCCTGCGCGGCTTCCTGCACGCGCATTTGACCTGGATGATCGAGCACGATTATCCCAACGTTGCGCACTATGTCCCGGATCTGATAGCAGATCGCAGACTGGTTGCCGTCAACAGCTACTATTACACTTGGGTCGGTCTCGGCCTGGTGCTGCCGGCCGCGATCGGCGGCCTCGCCACCATGAGCCTGTGGGGCGCACTCACCGGCTTGCTCTGGGGCGGCGTAGTGCGCATGTTCGTGGTCGAGCAGACCATGTCCGCCATCAACTCCGTGATGCACAGCTTTGGCGCGCAGCCTTTCGTCACCCGCGACGACAACAGCCGCAATCTCGGCGTGATGGCCTGGCTTGCCTGGGGCGAGGGCTGGCACAACAACCACCATGCCTTTCCCTATTCCGCAGCGTTCGGCCTGCGCTGGTTCGAGTTCGATCCCGGCTTCATCTTCATCCGGGCGCTGGAAGCGCTGGGACTGGCCTGGGACGTCAAGGTGCCGAGCGAGGAGAAGATTGCGCGACGCATGCTACGGCAGCCGGGCGACGCTGCGCCCGACCTCGAAACGGGCTGA
- a CDS encoding glycerophosphodiester phosphodiesterase encodes MPSRAATILTVLSLLIAGPAMGFDSASDSAFDLEAHRGGRALLPENTLPAFANALSMGVDTLELDVGITADGEVVVSHERGLNPDITRDASGAYVAAPGTPFVKLRLADVRTYDVGQIRPDSPYAKQFPDQRAMPGTRIPTLSELFALVRKSGNTRVRFNIETKIDPNHPDETLDPQSFVTRLLEVIEAEKFSDRVMIQSFDWRTLLLVQQRAPKLPTVYLTLQRGSGQTVALDKATKWTAGFSPADHGGSLPRTIKAAGGAIWSPYFGDVTAALISEAHTLGLRVVVWTVNKPEDMARMIEIGVDGIISDRPDLLRQVAGEKAIALPAGTAVEP; translated from the coding sequence ATGCCGTCACGTGCTGCGACGATCTTGACCGTACTGTCACTTCTCATTGCGGGGCCGGCCATGGGATTCGATTCGGCATCTGATTCGGCTTTCGACCTCGAAGCCCATCGCGGCGGGCGGGCACTGCTGCCGGAAAACACCCTGCCGGCGTTCGCCAACGCGCTGTCGATGGGCGTGGACACGCTGGAGCTCGACGTCGGCATCACCGCCGACGGCGAAGTCGTCGTGTCGCATGAGCGGGGGCTCAACCCTGATATCACGCGGGATGCGAGCGGCGCCTACGTCGCGGCCCCCGGCACGCCCTTCGTGAAGCTGCGGCTCGCCGACGTCAGGACCTACGACGTCGGCCAGATCCGGCCAGACAGCCCTTACGCGAAGCAATTCCCCGATCAGCGCGCCATGCCCGGGACCCGCATTCCGACCTTAAGCGAGCTGTTCGCGCTCGTGCGCAAATCCGGCAATACGCGCGTGCGCTTCAACATCGAGACCAAGATCGATCCGAACCATCCGGACGAGACGCTCGATCCGCAATCTTTCGTCACCAGGCTGCTCGAGGTGATCGAAGCCGAAAAATTCTCCGACCGCGTCATGATCCAGTCGTTCGACTGGCGGACCCTGCTGCTGGTCCAGCAGCGGGCACCGAAGCTGCCGACGGTGTACCTGACGCTCCAGCGCGGCTCGGGCCAGACGGTGGCGCTGGACAAGGCGACCAAGTGGACGGCTGGGTTCAGCCCGGCCGATCACGGCGGGTCGCTGCCCCGAACCATCAAGGCTGCGGGCGGCGCGATCTGGTCGCCCTATTTCGGCGACGTGACCGCGGCACTTATCTCGGAGGCTCATACGCTCGGGCTGCGTGTCGTGGTCTGGACCGTCAACAAGCCCGAGGACATGGCGCGCATGATCGAGATCGGCGTCGACGGGATCATCTCCGACCGGCCCGATTTGTTGCGACAGGTCGCGGGCGAGAAGGCAATTGCATTGCCCGCGGGGACAGCGGTGGAGCCGTAG